The Polyangiaceae bacterium genome includes a region encoding these proteins:
- a CDS encoding DUF2779 domain-containing protein produces the protein MQLRDSPPGSSATVACGGPAPELQVDASLQVVFDHGSDVGEVARGYIPGGVLIDLPYYEVKQRLADTRKALEHGAKVIYEASFNADGVFVAVDILHWSRRGWTVTEVKSTTSVKPAHIPDAAIQTHVVRKAGLDVARTEVMHLNTQCRHPNLANLFTRADVTEQVEAELPKIPREVRRQLRMLEGPLPDVDIGDHCNDPYDCPFVPRCWPEAPKDHVGTLYKIGRKRVEQLLEDGYESIHDLPDDVELSDIADRQRRAVQSGEIVVEPGLCDALAQLEGPLAYLDFETVSLPIPVWQGCSPYDSLPVQFSCHIENRLGGFDHHEWLADGPDDPREALARALIHAVRSANTIVAYNASFRARAHSRARRCPTASRLASGRHRGAHARPAPHRSQPRLPPRFRRPIRPEARAPGAGARAEPRPARDPGWRRRDGGARAADVRWRGFVPSGATKAQVGATRVL, from the coding sequence GTGCAGCTTCGAGATTCACCGCCGGGCTCCAGTGCCACCGTCGCTTGTGGTGGACCCGCGCCCGAGCTTCAGGTCGATGCGTCGCTGCAGGTGGTCTTCGACCACGGCTCGGACGTGGGCGAGGTCGCGCGCGGCTACATCCCGGGCGGCGTGCTCATCGATCTGCCGTACTACGAGGTGAAGCAACGGCTCGCCGACACCCGCAAGGCCCTCGAGCACGGAGCCAAGGTCATCTACGAGGCGTCGTTCAACGCGGACGGCGTCTTCGTCGCCGTGGACATCCTCCATTGGTCGAGGCGCGGCTGGACCGTCACCGAGGTCAAGAGCACCACGAGCGTGAAGCCCGCCCACATCCCCGACGCCGCCATCCAGACCCACGTGGTTCGCAAGGCGGGGCTCGACGTCGCGCGCACCGAGGTCATGCACCTGAACACCCAGTGCCGTCACCCGAACCTGGCGAACCTGTTCACGCGCGCCGACGTGACCGAGCAGGTCGAAGCCGAGCTACCCAAGATCCCGCGCGAGGTCCGGCGCCAGCTCCGGATGCTCGAGGGCCCGCTGCCCGACGTCGACATCGGCGATCACTGCAACGACCCCTACGACTGCCCGTTCGTGCCCCGCTGCTGGCCCGAAGCGCCGAAGGACCACGTGGGCACGCTCTACAAGATCGGACGCAAGCGGGTCGAGCAGCTCCTCGAGGACGGCTACGAGTCCATCCACGATCTCCCTGACGACGTCGAGCTGAGCGACATCGCCGATCGGCAACGCCGTGCGGTGCAGAGCGGAGAGATCGTGGTCGAGCCCGGTCTCTGCGACGCCTTGGCTCAACTGGAAGGTCCGCTCGCCTATCTCGACTTCGAGACGGTGTCCCTGCCCATTCCGGTCTGGCAGGGATGTAGTCCGTACGACTCGCTACCTGTGCAGTTCTCCTGCCACATCGAGAATAGGCTCGGCGGCTTCGACCATCACGAGTGGCTCGCCGATGGGCCCGACGATCCGCGCGAGGCTCTTGCTCGAGCGCTCATCCACGCTGTGCGAAGCGCCAACACCATCGTGGCCTACAACGCCAGCTTCCGAGCTCGAGCGCATTCGCGAGCTCGCCGATGCCCTACCGCATCTCGCCTCGCCTCTGGCAGACATCGCGGGGCGCATGCGCGACCTGCTCCCCATCGTTCGCAACCACGTCTACCACCCCGATTTCGGCGGCCGATTCGGCCTGAAGCGCGTGCTCCCGGCGCTGGTGCCCGAGCTGAACCACGCCCAGCTCGAGATCCAGGATGGCGGCGTCGCGACGGCGGAGCTCGAGCGGCTGATGTTCGCTGGCGCGGATTTGTCCCAAGCGGAGCGACTAAAGCTCAGGTCGGCGCTACTCGCGTACTGTGA
- the recC gene encoding exodeoxyribonuclease V subunit gamma, whose product MFHLHRSNRLERLVASLGDLLAEPIGGPLSPEAVVVQGRGMSIWLGGELAKRFGVWAAPMLYPRELVEKLVGEVLGDDALGDPPLSEDLLAWGVQAVLPELVAQAEFSALKRYAVGDAHGVRMAQLATRIATVFDQYLTYRPDWIRAWEAGDVSGVPEGDRWQPLLWKHVSARLNRPHLGLASERVIDALVKGASPEGLPPRVLLFGVSTLPPLYVRVLAALSRHVDVHLFLFSPAPGFWPCKLRESERAGRRAELDVDNALLASLGLLGADFDRVLETELGRVGVAAVPHDLHETPPGSSLLAALQADLHAVAPASSPKLALGSEPAISFHSCHGPMREVEVLHDQLLELLTRKEDRVAPEDVVVLVPDLPTYAPLIEAVFSRDLGNPDFIPYHVADRSDRQGSPVLDALLRVMGMVRGRVTASDVFDLLVLGPVQHRFGLDTAGLETLRGWVGASGVRWGIDRAHRGQLGVPEDEANTWRFGLRRLMLGYAMPGRAQALFEGVLPFDDVEGKEAQLLGTLAWFTRTLFRWLHELERPRSPAEWAGSLVELGAALFSESRDSARQMARVSQALERAVSDAAAAGFEGSVDVQVLRELLEEAADSAGADRGFLSGGVTFCAMVPMRSIPFSVVCLLGMNDGDFPRSPRPVELDLIRNGKLLRRPGDRSPRDDDRYLFLETVCAARERLVITYTGQSVRDNRPRPPSVCVSELLDYLAARVDLPTKAGAEGDDPSARAREAFVVTHPLQGFSPRYFDGSDPRLFSHSIAYASAARSSVQGRQATKLFMEGSLGPADVVELRLDELVKFFKSPPAYFLNRRLGLYLRQEDGGMSDREPLELDQLDNWKLGTALLGCLLDGRPLDEAEILLRAQGELPLGHPGRLELEKLLAACEAIAERARAERRGPSLEPLEVRVELEDGTRVTGAIGDRWAGGVVKHTYSRLAPKYVLEAWIRHLALCSGSDNGARTVWIGRGKGADANAVEWGPLSAQQAARELGALVQLYRRGLERPLPFMPETSRDYFDAVAQGKNGEAAAVKAYDEGDLCETAFDPHPTRAFSGMLPPFDPAFEVGEKELEHTEFHQVAAAVYGPLDGAKATAQAAKAPAKATKPSKGGKKKP is encoded by the coding sequence ATGTTCCACCTCCACCGCAGCAATCGCCTCGAGCGCCTCGTCGCGTCGCTCGGCGATCTGCTCGCGGAGCCCATCGGTGGGCCACTCTCGCCCGAGGCTGTCGTCGTGCAGGGCAGGGGGATGTCCATCTGGCTCGGCGGCGAGCTGGCGAAGCGCTTCGGAGTGTGGGCCGCGCCCATGCTGTACCCGCGCGAGCTGGTGGAGAAGCTCGTCGGCGAGGTGCTCGGCGACGACGCCTTGGGCGATCCCCCACTCTCGGAAGACTTACTCGCTTGGGGGGTTCAGGCCGTGCTTCCCGAGTTGGTGGCGCAAGCCGAGTTTTCGGCGCTGAAGCGCTACGCCGTCGGCGACGCGCACGGGGTTCGGATGGCGCAGCTCGCGACGCGCATCGCCACCGTCTTCGATCAGTACCTGACCTACCGGCCCGACTGGATCCGCGCCTGGGAGGCCGGCGACGTCAGCGGCGTTCCGGAGGGCGACCGCTGGCAACCCCTGCTCTGGAAGCACGTCTCCGCGCGCCTGAACCGCCCCCACCTGGGCCTGGCCAGCGAGCGGGTCATCGACGCACTGGTGAAGGGCGCGAGCCCCGAGGGACTGCCGCCGCGCGTACTGCTCTTCGGCGTCTCGACCTTGCCCCCGCTCTACGTGCGGGTGCTCGCCGCGCTCTCGCGCCACGTGGACGTTCATCTGTTTCTGTTCTCGCCGGCGCCGGGGTTCTGGCCCTGTAAGCTGCGAGAGTCGGAGCGCGCGGGCAGACGGGCCGAGCTCGACGTGGACAACGCCTTGCTCGCGTCGCTAGGCCTGCTGGGCGCCGACTTCGACCGCGTGCTCGAGACGGAGCTCGGCCGGGTGGGCGTCGCGGCGGTGCCGCACGACCTGCATGAGACGCCCCCCGGAAGCTCGCTGCTCGCCGCGCTCCAGGCCGATCTCCACGCCGTCGCGCCGGCGAGCTCGCCGAAGCTCGCGCTCGGCTCCGAGCCCGCGATCTCGTTCCACTCCTGCCACGGACCGATGCGCGAGGTCGAGGTGCTCCACGACCAGCTGCTCGAGCTGCTGACGCGGAAGGAAGACCGTGTGGCTCCCGAGGACGTCGTGGTGCTCGTCCCGGATCTGCCGACCTACGCGCCGTTGATCGAGGCCGTGTTCTCGCGCGACCTCGGCAATCCGGACTTCATCCCGTACCACGTGGCCGATCGCTCCGACCGACAGGGCTCGCCGGTGCTCGACGCCCTCCTGCGCGTGATGGGCATGGTGCGCGGGCGGGTCACGGCCTCCGACGTGTTCGACCTGCTCGTGCTCGGCCCCGTGCAGCACCGCTTCGGTCTGGACACCGCGGGGCTCGAGACTCTCCGAGGCTGGGTCGGCGCGAGCGGCGTGCGCTGGGGCATCGACCGTGCTCATCGCGGGCAGCTCGGCGTGCCCGAGGACGAGGCGAACACCTGGCGCTTCGGCCTGCGGCGCTTGATGCTCGGCTATGCGATGCCCGGCCGCGCGCAAGCGCTGTTCGAAGGCGTGCTGCCCTTTGACGACGTGGAGGGCAAGGAAGCGCAGCTGCTCGGCACACTGGCGTGGTTCACGCGCACGCTGTTTCGCTGGTTGCACGAGCTCGAACGGCCACGTTCGCCGGCGGAGTGGGCCGGTAGCCTGGTGGAGCTCGGCGCCGCGCTCTTCTCGGAGAGCCGTGACAGCGCGCGGCAGATGGCGCGCGTCAGCCAGGCGCTCGAGCGCGCGGTCAGCGATGCGGCCGCCGCGGGCTTCGAAGGTAGCGTGGACGTCCAGGTGCTGCGTGAGCTGCTCGAAGAAGCGGCAGATTCCGCGGGGGCGGACCGGGGGTTCCTGTCCGGCGGCGTGACCTTCTGCGCGATGGTGCCGATGCGCAGCATCCCGTTCTCCGTCGTGTGCCTGCTCGGCATGAACGACGGGGACTTCCCCCGTTCGCCGCGCCCCGTCGAGCTCGACCTGATTCGCAACGGCAAGCTGCTGCGGCGCCCCGGTGACCGCTCGCCGCGCGACGACGACCGTTACTTGTTCTTGGAGACCGTGTGCGCGGCACGCGAGCGGCTCGTCATCACCTACACCGGCCAGAGCGTGCGCGACAATCGGCCACGCCCGCCTTCCGTGTGCGTCTCCGAGCTGCTCGACTACCTCGCGGCGCGCGTGGACCTTCCGACGAAGGCTGGCGCGGAGGGAGACGACCCGAGCGCCCGCGCCCGCGAGGCGTTCGTGGTGACGCACCCGCTCCAGGGCTTCAGCCCGCGCTACTTCGACGGCTCCGATCCGCGGCTGTTCAGCCACTCGATCGCGTACGCGTCCGCCGCTCGGTCGTCCGTGCAGGGGCGGCAAGCCACGAAGCTGTTCATGGAAGGCAGCCTCGGGCCCGCGGACGTTGTCGAGCTCCGCCTCGACGAGCTGGTGAAGTTCTTCAAGTCGCCGCCCGCCTACTTCCTCAACCGCCGGCTCGGCCTGTATCTCAGGCAGGAAGACGGCGGCATGTCCGACCGGGAGCCGCTGGAGCTCGACCAGCTCGACAACTGGAAGCTCGGCACGGCTCTCCTGGGCTGCCTGCTCGACGGCCGCCCGCTGGACGAGGCCGAGATCCTGCTGCGCGCGCAGGGCGAGCTGCCCCTCGGACATCCGGGGAGGCTCGAGCTGGAGAAGCTGCTCGCCGCCTGCGAGGCGATCGCCGAGCGCGCTCGGGCCGAGCGGCGGGGCCCCAGCCTCGAGCCGCTCGAGGTGCGAGTGGAGCTCGAAGATGGCACGCGGGTGACGGGAGCGATCGGGGATCGCTGGGCCGGCGGGGTCGTGAAGCACACCTATTCGAGGCTTGCGCCCAAGTACGTGCTGGAGGCGTGGATCCGCCACCTGGCGCTGTGCTCGGGCTCCGACAACGGCGCACGGACGGTGTGGATCGGGCGAGGCAAGGGCGCGGACGCGAACGCCGTCGAGTGGGGCCCGCTGTCGGCGCAGCAAGCGGCCCGCGAGCTGGGCGCGCTGGTGCAGCTCTATCGCCGAGGGCTCGAACGGCCGTTGCCGTTCATGCCGGAGACCAGCCGCGATTACTTCGACGCGGTCGCGCAAGGCAAGAACGGCGAGGCGGCGGCGGTCAAGGCTTACGACGAGGGGGACCTCTGCGAGACCGCGTTCGATCCGCACCCGACGCGCGCCTTCAGCGGGATGCTGCCGCCGTTCGATCCCGCGTTCGAGGTCGGCGAGAAGGAGCTCGAGCACACCGAGTTCCACCAGGTGGCGGCGGCGGTGTACGGCCCGCTCGATGGTGCGAAGGCGACGGCCCAGGCAGCGAAGGCGCCGGCGAAGGCGACGAAGCCGTCGAAGGGCGGGAAGAAGAAGCCATGA
- the recB gene encoding exodeoxyribonuclease V subunit beta: MTAPATVPFDAVEILLDKKNLVEASAGTGKTYAITTLFVRLLLESKLDPSEILVVTFTEAATAELRDRVRGRIVEAEAAFRAALGGEIPKDEAFAKLAKRRGAALEEDLKRLRRAVENIDEAPISTIHGFCQRVLHDNAFGTRVPFGAELIPDLSELYDDVLYDLWQRRVAHGSPGFARQAAALGVDMERLRQLLEESRRNPRVAVVPAALAPVEPAALQRALAEVRQQLARFDGFAYVGEHCKASAFGKGDAIHVLLEELRACVACDDPDELYFPPGAEKLFPARVAGSLYVKFAGDPGAAHPFFAAFERLVRLSWLRVLSLEHEVLSEAPKELLRRKTQRGVLGFEDLLLRVADALEGEDGPRLEEVLRQRFKAVLIDEFQDTDPVQFEIFERVFGGGSHPLFLIGDPKQAIYAFRGADVFAYLAAAKNARRFSMGTSYRSDPGHVGVINQLFQPPGTFLIPDIDYSDVGAKPGATNAFDAPHASARASVELLFATRTDDTKPVNKSLARRAAARIVAADIVRLLGGESTIVRSGEPERIGAGDVAVLTRTNAQCSMVQDALRARGIVSVVISDTSVFESEEAADVQAVLGAVLDPMSRFDLRRAVATSLLGVTGDEIAARESDPEWWQIWLTRFRKWHELWVERGFVRMFRALLTDTGAAANLLALAGGERRLTNVLHLSELLHRVATEQHLGPAALLAWLGEQRGGEAAVPERAEIRLESDEAAVKILTVHKAKGLEFPVVYCPFLWDSVGRKKINGPFRFHDRSGSATLDIDVDAQARSDNWEWSRWESFAEEMRVAYVALTRAKHRTTIVWGGFNLLGESAAAYLLHPPGALTPPELPNAARLSQAADAVLQRDLGQLVSRTKGALALRSVPLNDDEDPITQETPAGAPLEARPIPSRIQSWQQTSSFSNLIKRELGWQLDEEEGRDRDEEVSAAAAAEVAPTPIVPGERARITLDGFPRGRRTGDLFHDVFEQLDFASATDAEIAAVAQAKLDGSGFTQSFSAEELEIRRAQMVRAVRETLETPLLGDGPRLGDIGARKKFAELEFRMPVGEGDAGLTRRRLAEVFRAHPSDRPSGALPAAYADRVERLGFRELRGFLKGYIDLVFEHAGLWYVVDYKTNHLGDHLDDYGLGAMRRELEESHYFLQYHLYTLALDRYLAHWKKGYEYERHFGGVFYLFVKGMHPSAPLGNGVFFEKPPLARIRALGAVLDGAKLGVEARAGGGA; this comes from the coding sequence ATGACCGCTCCGGCGACCGTTCCGTTCGACGCGGTGGAGATCTTGCTCGACAAGAAGAACCTCGTGGAGGCGAGCGCCGGAACCGGGAAGACGTACGCCATCACCACGCTGTTCGTGCGGCTCTTGCTGGAGTCGAAGCTCGACCCCTCCGAGATTTTGGTGGTCACCTTCACCGAAGCTGCGACGGCGGAGCTCAGGGACCGCGTGCGCGGGCGCATCGTCGAGGCGGAGGCGGCCTTCCGCGCCGCGCTCGGGGGAGAAATCCCGAAGGACGAAGCGTTCGCGAAGCTGGCGAAGCGCCGGGGCGCCGCGCTCGAGGAAGATCTGAAGCGCCTGCGGCGTGCCGTGGAGAACATCGACGAGGCGCCGATCTCCACCATCCACGGGTTCTGCCAGCGCGTGCTCCACGACAACGCCTTCGGAACCCGCGTGCCCTTCGGCGCGGAGCTGATTCCGGATCTGAGCGAGCTCTACGACGACGTCTTGTACGACCTGTGGCAGCGTCGCGTCGCCCACGGTTCCCCGGGATTTGCGCGACAAGCTGCCGCGCTCGGCGTGGACATGGAGCGGCTGAGGCAGCTGCTCGAAGAGTCGCGGCGAAACCCCCGCGTGGCCGTGGTGCCGGCGGCGCTCGCGCCGGTCGAGCCCGCCGCGCTCCAGCGGGCGCTCGCCGAAGTCCGGCAGCAGCTCGCTCGCTTCGATGGGTTCGCCTACGTCGGCGAGCACTGCAAGGCGTCGGCCTTCGGCAAGGGCGACGCCATCCACGTCTTGCTCGAAGAGCTGCGCGCCTGCGTGGCCTGCGACGATCCGGACGAGCTGTACTTCCCCCCGGGCGCCGAGAAGTTGTTCCCTGCCCGTGTCGCCGGCAGCCTGTACGTGAAGTTCGCCGGCGATCCCGGCGCCGCCCACCCCTTCTTCGCCGCGTTCGAGCGCTTGGTCCGTCTCTCGTGGTTGCGAGTCCTCTCGCTCGAGCACGAGGTGTTGAGCGAGGCTCCGAAGGAATTGCTGCGGCGCAAGACTCAGCGCGGCGTGCTCGGGTTCGAAGACCTCCTGCTCAGGGTAGCCGACGCGCTCGAGGGCGAAGACGGTCCACGACTGGAGGAGGTGCTGCGCCAGCGCTTCAAGGCCGTCTTGATCGACGAGTTCCAGGACACCGATCCCGTGCAGTTCGAGATCTTCGAACGCGTGTTCGGCGGCGGCTCGCACCCGCTGTTCTTGATCGGCGATCCCAAGCAGGCCATCTACGCGTTTCGCGGAGCGGACGTGTTCGCCTACCTCGCGGCCGCCAAGAACGCGCGCCGCTTCAGCATGGGGACGAGCTACCGCTCGGATCCGGGGCACGTCGGCGTGATCAATCAGCTGTTCCAGCCGCCCGGGACCTTCCTGATCCCCGACATCGACTACTCGGACGTGGGCGCCAAGCCAGGCGCCACGAACGCCTTCGACGCGCCGCACGCCTCGGCCCGGGCCTCGGTCGAACTGCTGTTCGCGACGCGCACCGACGACACGAAGCCCGTCAACAAGTCCCTCGCGCGCCGCGCTGCCGCGCGCATCGTGGCGGCGGATATCGTGCGTCTGCTCGGCGGCGAGTCGACGATTGTTCGGTCGGGAGAGCCGGAGCGCATCGGCGCCGGCGACGTCGCGGTGCTCACACGCACCAACGCGCAGTGCTCCATGGTGCAAGACGCGCTCCGGGCGCGCGGCATCGTGTCGGTGGTGATCAGCGACACCAGCGTGTTCGAGTCCGAGGAAGCCGCGGACGTTCAAGCCGTCCTGGGTGCCGTGCTCGATCCGATGAGCCGCTTCGACCTGAGGCGCGCCGTGGCCACCTCGCTCCTGGGCGTGACCGGCGACGAGATCGCGGCGCGCGAGTCCGATCCCGAGTGGTGGCAGATCTGGCTGACCCGTTTTCGCAAGTGGCACGAGCTGTGGGTGGAGCGCGGGTTCGTGCGCATGTTCCGCGCGCTCCTGACGGACACCGGCGCGGCAGCCAACCTGCTCGCGCTGGCCGGAGGTGAGCGTCGCCTCACGAACGTGCTGCACCTCTCGGAGCTCCTTCACCGGGTGGCGACGGAGCAGCACCTGGGCCCCGCGGCGCTCCTGGCCTGGCTCGGAGAGCAGCGCGGGGGCGAGGCCGCGGTGCCTGAGCGCGCCGAGATCCGCCTCGAGAGCGACGAGGCCGCGGTGAAGATCCTGACCGTTCACAAGGCCAAGGGCCTCGAGTTCCCGGTCGTGTATTGCCCGTTCCTGTGGGACTCCGTGGGCCGCAAGAAGATCAACGGACCGTTCCGCTTCCACGATCGAAGCGGCAGCGCGACGCTCGACATCGACGTGGATGCGCAGGCGCGCAGCGACAACTGGGAGTGGTCACGCTGGGAGAGCTTCGCGGAGGAGATGCGCGTGGCGTACGTGGCACTCACGCGCGCCAAGCACCGGACGACGATCGTGTGGGGTGGATTCAACCTCCTGGGTGAGTCGGCCGCGGCGTACCTGTTGCACCCGCCCGGGGCGCTCACCCCGCCCGAACTCCCGAACGCAGCGCGCCTGAGCCAGGCCGCCGACGCGGTCCTTCAGCGCGACCTGGGTCAGCTGGTGAGCCGTACCAAGGGCGCGCTCGCGCTCCGGTCCGTGCCGCTGAACGACGACGAAGACCCGATCACGCAGGAGACCCCAGCGGGCGCTCCGCTCGAGGCGCGGCCCATCCCGAGCCGGATCCAGTCCTGGCAGCAGACGAGCAGCTTCTCCAACCTCATCAAGCGCGAGCTCGGCTGGCAGCTCGACGAGGAGGAGGGTCGGGACCGCGACGAGGAGGTGAGCGCGGCGGCGGCGGCCGAGGTTGCACCCACTCCCATCGTGCCCGGCGAGCGCGCGCGCATCACACTCGACGGCTTCCCGCGTGGCCGGCGCACCGGAGATCTGTTCCACGACGTGTTCGAGCAGCTCGACTTCGCGTCCGCGACGGACGCGGAGATCGCCGCGGTCGCCCAGGCGAAGCTCGACGGCTCCGGCTTCACGCAGAGCTTCTCCGCGGAGGAGCTGGAGATCCGCCGCGCGCAGATGGTGCGAGCCGTCCGGGAGACCCTCGAGACGCCGCTCCTCGGCGATGGGCCGCGGCTCGGGGACATCGGGGCGCGGAAGAAGTTCGCGGAGCTCGAGTTCCGCATGCCGGTGGGCGAGGGGGACGCCGGCCTCACACGCCGGCGCCTGGCCGAGGTGTTTCGCGCGCACCCGAGCGATCGTCCGAGTGGCGCGCTGCCCGCGGCGTACGCCGACCGCGTCGAGCGACTGGGCTTCCGCGAGCTTCGGGGGTTCCTCAAGGGCTACATCGATCTGGTCTTCGAGCATGCCGGGCTCTGGTACGTCGTGGACTACAAGACCAACCACCTGGGCGATCACCTGGACGACTACGGGCTCGGCGCGATGCGACGAGAGCTCGAGGAGTCGCACTACTTCCTGCAATATCACCTGTACACGCTGGCTCTCGATCGCTACCTCGCCCACTGGAAGAAGGGCTACGAGTACGAGCGGCACTTCGGCGGAGTCTTCTATTTGTTCGTGAAGGGGATGCACCCGAGCGCGCCTCTCGGGAACGGGGTCTTCTTCGAGAAGCCTCCGCTCGCCCGCATCCGGGCCCTGGGCGCCGTGCTCGACGGCGCGAAGCTCGGCGTCGAAGCGCGGGCGGGAGGTGGCGCATGA
- the recD gene encoding exodeoxyribonuclease V subunit alpha gives MTAPSTTATLCGLGVLSHLDHELAETLLELAGEASPEVALGAAFASWAVQRGHVCAELAELGTRVFTDEEDKPLEGIVLPELESWLAALRSSKLVALDTPSAEAPRPLVLSGSRLYLARYFEYERALAEALLERSKVVHAELDGALLQKGLDALFPVSKPGMEGQRRACLLAALRGLSVISGGPGTGKTYTVAKVLLLLQQQELEHGRKPHRIQLLAPTGKAAQRLGEAIQQNLADIPAALRPHIPAEASTIHRALGYQQRAPTRFRHNRDNPLPADIVVVDEASMVDLALMAKLVDAVHPRARLVLLGDKDQLASVEAGAILGDIYGGNPDDGYSREMAGVVKRLTGDALPVSPSLPLSGAQDCMVHLTYVHRFEGGGAIAKLATAVRNGRAEEAFEVLDGSGAEVELCPVEPGAELEAVFGELVLDRFARLGTAPVDEKLKILSSFRFLCAHRQGNFGVHALNAFVAEHLTRHGKLQGRGDWYDGRPILITSNDYALELFNGDVGVIARDPEAPVSDGESPPLVAFFPGSKSATPRRFPPGQLPPHDTVFAMSVHKAQGSELDEVALVLPERVSPILTRELIYTGITRAKRKVQLFGTKPVLEHAIRARVQRASGLGERVWGQRG, from the coding sequence ATGACCGCTCCCTCGACCACGGCGACGCTGTGCGGGCTCGGGGTGCTGTCGCACCTGGACCACGAGCTCGCGGAGACGCTCCTCGAGCTCGCAGGCGAAGCGTCCCCCGAGGTCGCCTTGGGTGCGGCCTTCGCGAGCTGGGCCGTGCAGCGCGGCCACGTTTGTGCGGAGCTCGCGGAGCTCGGCACGCGCGTGTTCACGGATGAGGAGGACAAACCGCTCGAAGGAATCGTCCTGCCCGAGCTCGAGTCCTGGCTCGCGGCGCTGCGGAGCAGCAAGCTGGTCGCGCTGGACACCCCGTCGGCTGAAGCGCCGCGCCCGCTCGTCCTGTCCGGGAGCAGGCTCTACCTCGCGCGTTACTTCGAGTACGAAAGAGCGCTCGCGGAGGCGTTGCTCGAGCGGAGCAAGGTGGTTCACGCCGAGCTCGACGGCGCGCTGCTCCAGAAGGGGCTCGACGCGCTCTTCCCGGTCTCGAAGCCGGGCATGGAGGGTCAGCGCCGCGCTTGCCTGCTCGCGGCGCTGCGCGGCCTCTCGGTGATCTCGGGCGGTCCGGGCACCGGCAAGACCTACACGGTCGCGAAGGTGCTGCTCTTGCTTCAGCAGCAGGAGCTCGAGCACGGACGAAAGCCGCACCGCATCCAGCTGCTCGCGCCCACGGGCAAAGCAGCGCAGCGCCTCGGCGAGGCCATCCAGCAGAATCTGGCCGACATCCCCGCGGCGCTGCGGCCTCACATTCCCGCGGAGGCCTCGACGATCCACCGCGCGCTCGGCTACCAGCAGAGGGCGCCCACGCGCTTCCGGCACAACCGCGACAACCCACTACCCGCGGACATCGTGGTGGTGGACGAGGCGTCGATGGTCGATCTGGCGCTGATGGCAAAGCTCGTGGACGCGGTCCACCCCAGGGCGCGGCTCGTGCTGCTGGGCGACAAGGACCAGCTCGCCTCGGTCGAGGCGGGGGCGATCCTCGGTGACATCTACGGTGGCAATCCCGACGACGGCTACTCGCGGGAGATGGCCGGCGTCGTGAAGCGTCTGACCGGAGATGCGCTCCCCGTCTCACCGAGCCTTCCGCTGTCCGGGGCCCAGGACTGCATGGTGCACCTGACGTACGTGCACCGATTCGAGGGTGGGGGCGCCATCGCCAAGCTCGCGACGGCGGTGAGAAACGGGCGAGCCGAGGAGGCCTTCGAGGTGCTGGACGGGTCGGGCGCGGAGGTGGAGCTGTGTCCCGTCGAGCCTGGCGCCGAGCTCGAAGCGGTGTTCGGGGAGCTCGTGCTCGACCGCTTCGCGCGGCTCGGCACGGCGCCCGTGGACGAGAAGCTGAAGATCCTCTCGTCCTTCCGCTTCCTGTGTGCCCACCGCCAAGGGAACTTCGGGGTTCACGCCCTGAACGCTTTCGTGGCGGAGCACCTCACCCGCCACGGCAAGCTTCAGGGTCGCGGCGACTGGTACGACGGGCGCCCCATCCTGATCACGAGCAACGACTACGCGCTCGAGCTGTTCAACGGCGACGTCGGCGTCATCGCGCGGGATCCCGAGGCCCCGGTCTCCGACGGCGAGTCGCCGCCGCTGGTGGCGTTCTTCCCCGGCTCGAAGTCCGCGACGCCCCGCCGCTTCCCGCCCGGCCAGCTGCCTCCCCACGACACGGTGTTCGCGATGAGCGTGCACAAGGCGCAGGGGTCGGAGCTCGACGAGGTGGCCCTGGTGCTGCCCGAGCGCGTGTCGCCGATCCTGACCCGCGAGCTCATCTACACCGGGATCACCCGCGCGAAGCGCAAGGTGCAGCTCTTCGGGACGAAGCCCGTGCTCGAGCACGCGATCCGAGCGCGCGTGCAAAGGGCGTCGGGGTTGGGGGAGAGGGTTTGGGGGCAGAGGGGCTGA